Proteins from a genomic interval of Marmoricola sp. OAE513:
- a CDS encoding YggT family protein, whose amino-acid sequence MNPVGSTIAFVLWAFIGLVFVRLVFEMVQSFARSWEPRGAALVALETVFTITDPPILAFRRIFKPIRIGPVALDLSVLLVLVVCYILLAINAAIWV is encoded by the coding sequence ATGAATCCTGTCGGGAGCACGATCGCCTTCGTGCTCTGGGCCTTCATCGGCCTCGTCTTCGTCCGCCTCGTCTTCGAGATGGTCCAGAGTTTCGCGCGCAGCTGGGAACCCCGCGGTGCCGCCCTGGTCGCCCTCGAGACGGTGTTCACCATCACCGACCCGCCGATCCTGGCATTCCGCAGGATCTTCAAACCCATCCGGATCGGTCCGGTGGCCCTGGACCTGAGCGTCCTGCTGGTCCTGGTGGTCTGCTACATCCTGCTGGCGATCAACGCAGCGATCTGGGTCTGA
- the ftsZ gene encoding cell division protein FtsZ produces MAAPQNYLAVIKVVGIGGGGVNAVNRMIEVGLRGVEFIAINTDAQALLMSDADVKLDIGRELTRGLGAGANPDVGARAAEDHADEIEEVIKGADMVFVTAGEGGGTGTGGAPVVAKIARSLGALTIGVVTRPFAFEGRRRSTSAEEGIANLREEVDTLIVIPNDKLLSIADRNVSMLDAFKQADQVLLQGVSGITDLITTPGLINLDFADVKSVMSNAGSALMGIGSARGENRAVEAAELAVSSPLLEESIDGAQGVLLSIAGGSDLGLFEINEAAAMVADAVHPEANIIFGATIDDALGDEVRVTVIAAGFEGGRPKRREDAPGLRRPVPPIKTQTQEETREAARAMVEERRAASTPVSHKEPVTVAATPTTQNVDFQDDLDVPDFLK; encoded by the coding sequence ATGGCAGCACCGCAGAACTACCTGGCCGTGATCAAGGTCGTCGGTATCGGCGGCGGCGGCGTCAACGCAGTCAACCGGATGATCGAGGTCGGGCTGCGCGGCGTTGAGTTCATCGCCATCAACACCGACGCGCAGGCACTGCTGATGAGCGACGCCGACGTCAAGCTGGACATCGGCCGCGAGCTCACCCGCGGCCTCGGCGCCGGCGCGAACCCCGACGTGGGCGCGCGCGCCGCGGAGGACCACGCGGACGAGATCGAGGAGGTCATCAAGGGCGCCGACATGGTGTTCGTGACGGCCGGCGAGGGTGGCGGCACCGGCACCGGTGGCGCCCCCGTGGTCGCCAAGATCGCCCGCTCGCTCGGCGCGCTGACCATCGGTGTCGTCACCCGTCCGTTCGCCTTCGAGGGGCGGCGCCGCTCGACCTCGGCCGAGGAGGGCATCGCCAACCTCCGCGAGGAGGTCGACACGCTGATCGTCATCCCGAACGACAAGCTGCTCTCGATCGCCGATCGCAACGTCAGCATGCTGGACGCCTTCAAGCAGGCCGACCAGGTCCTGCTGCAGGGCGTCTCGGGCATCACCGACCTGATCACCACCCCCGGGCTGATCAACCTCGACTTCGCCGACGTGAAGTCCGTGATGTCGAACGCCGGCTCCGCGCTGATGGGCATCGGCTCGGCCCGTGGCGAGAACCGTGCGGTCGAGGCCGCCGAGCTCGCCGTCTCCTCGCCGCTGCTCGAGGAGTCGATCGACGGCGCTCAGGGCGTGCTGCTCTCCATCGCCGGTGGTTCGGACCTCGGACTCTTCGAGATCAACGAGGCGGCGGCGATGGTGGCCGACGCCGTGCACCCGGAGGCGAACATCATCTTCGGTGCCACCATCGACGACGCCCTCGGCGACGAGGTGCGGGTCACCGTCATCGCCGCCGGGTTCGAGGGCGGTCGCCCGAAGCGTCGCGAGGACGCCCCGGGCCTGCGTCGTCCGGTCCCGCCGATCAAGACCCAGACCCAGGAGGAGACCCGGGAGGCTGCTCGCGCGATGGTCGAGGAGCGTCGTGCCGCGTCCACCCCGGTCAGCCACAAGGAGCCGGTCACGGTCGCGGCCACGCCGACGACGCAGAACGTCGACTTCCAGGACGACCTCGACGTGCCCGACTTCCTGAAGTAG
- a CDS encoding RluA family pseudouridine synthase, whose product MSASAAEERALLVPDGLAGERVDVGLARMFGISRSKAADLLSEGLVQLDGSTAMKSDRLLPGTLLEVSLPAAGDPLEINAELVEGIRILHDDESIVVIDKPVGVAVHPSMGWTGPTVVGHLVAAGYRIATSGAPERQGIVQRLDVGTSGVMVICKGERAYSVLKNAFRNREIDKTYHALVQGHPDPLAGTIDAPIGRAPKSDWKFAVREDGKHSVTHYETLEAHRFASLLEIQLETGRTHQIRVHMAALKHPCVGDLTYGADPTLAKRLKLERQWLHAIRLGFTHPDSGEHVEYESTYPADLASALEKIRDAH is encoded by the coding sequence GTGAGTGCCTCCGCCGCCGAGGAGCGTGCCCTCCTGGTCCCCGACGGTCTCGCCGGCGAACGCGTCGACGTCGGCCTGGCCCGGATGTTCGGCATCTCCCGGTCCAAGGCCGCCGACCTGCTGAGCGAGGGTCTGGTGCAGCTCGACGGCAGCACCGCGATGAAGTCGGACCGGCTGCTGCCGGGGACCCTTCTCGAGGTGAGCCTGCCCGCAGCCGGCGACCCGCTCGAGATCAACGCCGAGCTGGTCGAGGGCATCCGGATCCTGCACGACGACGAGTCGATCGTCGTCATCGACAAGCCGGTCGGCGTCGCCGTGCACCCCTCCATGGGCTGGACGGGGCCGACCGTCGTCGGCCACCTCGTCGCAGCGGGGTACCGGATCGCCACCAGCGGAGCACCGGAGCGGCAGGGGATCGTGCAGCGCCTGGACGTCGGCACGTCGGGCGTCATGGTGATCTGCAAGGGCGAGCGCGCGTACTCGGTCCTGAAGAACGCCTTCCGCAACCGCGAGATCGACAAGACCTACCACGCGCTGGTCCAAGGGCACCCGGACCCGCTGGCCGGCACCATCGACGCCCCGATCGGGCGGGCCCCGAAGTCCGACTGGAAGTTCGCGGTGCGCGAGGACGGCAAGCACAGCGTCACCCACTACGAGACGCTCGAGGCGCACCGGTTCGCCAGCCTGCTGGAGATCCAGCTGGAGACGGGCCGCACCCACCAGATCCGGGTGCACATGGCGGCGCTCAAGCACCCGTGCGTCGGCGACCTGACGTACGGCGCCGACCCGACGCTCGCCAAGCGGCTCAAGCTCGAGCGCCAGTGGCTGCACGCGATCCGCCTCGGGTTCACCCATCCCGACTCGGGGGAGCACGTCGAGTACGAGTCGACCTACCCGGCGGACCTCGCGAGCGCGCTGGAGAAGATCCGTGACGCCCACTGA
- a CDS encoding GNAT family N-acetyltransferase has protein sequence MTPTDDVLLRPGTPEDLPEIAELFLATRRAAVPQMPPVVSSDDKVRAWFDEHAHTQEIWVAEDGDLIGFAMVEGAWLNSLYVGPHHQAGGVGSMLLDLVKAQRPDGFGLWVFASNSSARGFYHRHGLVELEHTDGSGNAEKAPDVRMVWPGREPLSYLRGQIDAVDDELALLLARRLALTATVQGFKDNPGQSGRDPEREAAIAARMAAHAPGLGLAAITRIMHTVIGESLDAYERDR, from the coding sequence GTGACGCCCACTGACGACGTCCTGCTGCGACCGGGCACCCCCGAGGACCTGCCCGAGATCGCCGAGCTGTTCCTGGCCACGCGGCGTGCCGCCGTACCGCAGATGCCGCCGGTGGTGAGCAGCGACGACAAGGTGCGCGCCTGGTTCGACGAGCACGCGCACACCCAGGAGATCTGGGTGGCCGAGGACGGCGACCTCATCGGGTTCGCCATGGTCGAGGGCGCCTGGCTGAACTCGCTGTACGTCGGGCCGCACCACCAGGCCGGGGGAGTCGGGTCGATGCTGCTCGACCTGGTCAAGGCCCAGCGGCCGGACGGCTTCGGCCTCTGGGTGTTCGCGAGCAACTCCTCGGCCCGCGGCTTCTACCACCGGCACGGTCTGGTCGAGCTGGAGCACACCGACGGGTCCGGGAACGCGGAGAAGGCGCCCGACGTCCGGATGGTGTGGCCCGGGCGGGAGCCGCTGAGCTACCTGCGCGGCCAGATCGACGCGGTCGACGACGAGCTCGCCCTGCTGCTCGCCCGGCGGCTCGCGCTGACCGCGACCGTGCAGGGCTTCAAGGACAACCCGGGGCAGTCCGGCCGCGACCCCGAACGGGAGGCGGCCATCGCTGCCCGGATGGCGGCGCACGCACCCGGACTGGGCCTGGCAGCGATCACCCGGATCATGCACACGGTCATCGGGGAGTCCCTCGATGCCTACGAACGGGACCGGTGA
- the ileS gene encoding isoleucine--tRNA ligase → MNQYRPVAPQVDLPALERGVLDLWAEQKTFEQSVALTRDGEPWTFFEGPPTANGMPGTHHIEARVFKDLFPRFHTMRGRYVVRKAGWDCHGLPVELAVEKELGFSGKGDIEAFGVAEFNDRCRESVTRHVGAFEQMTERMGYWVDTEDPYRTMDSSYVESVWWALQQIHGKGLLVEDYRVAPYCPRCGTGLSDHELAQGYETVTDPSVYVRFALTSGPWEGADLLVWTTTPWTLVSNTAVAVNPEVDYVLAETASDSAGRKVVVARPLLDAVLGEDHTEIASITGREMERWSYQRPFEIVDFPSEAHFVVLADYVTTEDGTGLVHQSPAFGADDMAVCKSYGLPVVNPVNPDGHFADDVPLVGGQFFRHANADLTADLESRDLLFRHVAYEHSYPHCWRCHTALLYYAQPSWYVRTTAVKDALLRENEGTNWFPETIQWGRYGDWLNNNIDWALSRSRYWGTPLPIWRCTEGHQTCVGSLAELSGLTGTDQSELDPHRPYVDAITFACPSENQGAVCGALSTRVPEVIDAWFDSGSMPFAQWGYPHVEGSKEKFEAAYPADFICEAIDQTRGWFYTLMAVGTTVFDQSSYKNVLCLGHILAEDGRKMSKHLGNILEPIPLMDEHGADAVRWFMACSGSPWSARRVGHASIQETVRKVLLTYWNSVAFHVLYARTAGWTPGTGDAPAVQDRPVLDRWLHAETASLVVEVTAAYERFDTQRIGNLLGQFVDDLSNWYVRRSRRRFWDGDAGALQTLHDTLETLTKLMAPLVPFITEQVWQDLVVPVTPDAPSSVHLASWPTPVPEDVDADLSAGVAIARRLVELGRAARADAKVRTRQPLRRALVGTAAFERLTDELRAEVADELNLGAIEPLSAAGADLVDHSAKGNFRALGKRFAKETPTVAAAIAESDASALAAAIAADGRATVDVNGTPTEVLADEVIISERPREGWSVVNEQGETVALDLELTEDLVRAGLAREVIRMVQEARKNSGFEVSDRITLTWSASGDLAAAVAEHADLIAGEVLATTMTAGEAPLTFSDDELGFAFSVAKV, encoded by the coding sequence GTGAACCAGTACCGCCCCGTTGCCCCCCAGGTCGACCTGCCCGCCCTCGAGCGCGGCGTTCTGGACCTCTGGGCCGAGCAGAAGACCTTCGAGCAGTCGGTCGCGCTGACCCGCGACGGTGAGCCGTGGACCTTCTTCGAGGGCCCGCCGACCGCCAACGGCATGCCGGGCACCCACCACATCGAGGCCCGGGTCTTCAAGGACCTGTTCCCGAGGTTCCACACCATGCGTGGCCGGTACGTCGTCCGCAAGGCCGGCTGGGACTGCCACGGCCTGCCCGTCGAGCTCGCCGTCGAGAAGGAGCTGGGTTTCTCCGGCAAGGGCGACATCGAGGCGTTCGGCGTCGCCGAGTTCAACGACCGCTGCCGCGAGTCGGTGACCCGCCACGTCGGCGCCTTCGAGCAGATGACCGAGCGGATGGGCTACTGGGTCGACACCGAGGACCCCTACCGGACCATGGACTCCTCCTACGTCGAGTCGGTCTGGTGGGCCCTGCAGCAGATCCACGGCAAGGGCCTGCTGGTCGAGGACTACCGCGTCGCGCCGTACTGCCCGCGGTGCGGCACGGGACTCTCGGACCACGAGCTCGCCCAGGGCTACGAGACCGTGACCGACCCGTCGGTCTACGTCCGGTTCGCCCTGACCAGTGGACCGTGGGAGGGCGCGGACCTCCTCGTCTGGACGACGACGCCGTGGACGCTGGTCTCCAACACCGCCGTCGCGGTGAACCCGGAGGTCGACTACGTCCTGGCCGAGACGGCATCCGATTCGGCGGGCCGCAAGGTCGTCGTCGCCCGCCCGCTGCTCGACGCCGTGCTGGGTGAAGACCACACGGAGATCGCCTCGATCACCGGCCGCGAGATGGAGCGCTGGAGCTACCAGCGGCCCTTCGAGATCGTCGACTTCCCCAGCGAGGCACACTTCGTCGTCCTCGCCGACTACGTCACCACCGAGGACGGCACCGGCCTGGTGCACCAGTCCCCCGCGTTCGGCGCCGACGACATGGCGGTCTGCAAGTCCTACGGCCTGCCGGTGGTCAACCCGGTGAACCCGGACGGCCACTTCGCCGACGACGTCCCGCTGGTCGGCGGCCAGTTCTTCCGGCACGCCAATGCCGACCTGACCGCGGACCTCGAGAGCCGCGACCTGCTGTTCAGGCACGTCGCCTACGAGCACAGCTACCCGCACTGCTGGCGCTGCCACACCGCGCTGCTCTACTACGCACAGCCGTCCTGGTACGTCCGCACCACGGCCGTCAAGGACGCACTGCTGCGGGAGAACGAGGGCACCAACTGGTTCCCCGAGACGATCCAGTGGGGCCGGTACGGCGACTGGCTGAACAACAACATCGACTGGGCGCTCTCCCGCAGCCGGTACTGGGGCACGCCGCTGCCGATCTGGCGCTGCACCGAGGGGCACCAGACGTGCGTCGGTTCGCTGGCCGAGCTGTCCGGGCTCACCGGGACCGACCAGTCCGAGCTCGACCCGCACCGCCCGTACGTCGACGCGATCACCTTCGCCTGCCCGTCGGAGAACCAAGGAGCGGTCTGCGGTGCCCTGTCGACGCGCGTTCCGGAGGTGATCGACGCGTGGTTCGACTCGGGCTCGATGCCGTTCGCGCAGTGGGGCTACCCGCACGTCGAGGGCTCGAAGGAGAAGTTCGAGGCGGCCTACCCCGCCGACTTCATCTGTGAGGCGATCGACCAGACCCGCGGCTGGTTCTACACGCTGATGGCGGTCGGCACGACGGTCTTCGACCAGTCCTCATACAAGAACGTGCTCTGCCTGGGGCACATCCTCGCCGAGGACGGCCGCAAGATGAGCAAGCACCTCGGCAACATCCTCGAACCGATCCCGTTGATGGACGAGCACGGCGCCGACGCCGTGCGCTGGTTCATGGCCTGCTCGGGATCGCCCTGGTCGGCCCGCCGCGTCGGGCACGCCTCCATCCAGGAGACCGTGCGCAAGGTGCTCCTGACCTACTGGAACTCGGTGGCCTTCCACGTGCTGTACGCGCGCACGGCCGGCTGGACGCCGGGCACCGGCGACGCACCCGCCGTGCAGGACCGGCCGGTCCTGGACCGCTGGCTGCACGCGGAGACGGCCAGCCTGGTCGTCGAGGTGACGGCGGCGTACGAGCGGTTCGACACCCAGCGGATCGGCAACCTGCTCGGCCAGTTCGTCGACGACCTGTCCAACTGGTACGTGCGTCGCTCGCGACGCCGCTTCTGGGACGGCGACGCGGGCGCGCTGCAGACCCTGCACGACACCCTGGAGACGCTGACGAAGCTGATGGCGCCGCTGGTGCCGTTCATCACCGAGCAGGTCTGGCAGGACCTGGTCGTGCCCGTCACGCCGGACGCGCCGTCCTCGGTGCACCTGGCCTCCTGGCCGACCCCGGTCCCCGAGGACGTCGACGCCGACCTGTCCGCCGGGGTGGCGATCGCCCGTCGCCTGGTCGAGCTGGGCCGTGCCGCCCGCGCCGACGCGAAGGTGCGCACCCGCCAGCCGCTGCGGCGGGCCCTCGTCGGGACGGCCGCCTTCGAGCGGCTCACCGACGAGCTGCGGGCCGAGGTCGCCGACGAGCTCAACCTCGGCGCGATCGAGCCGCTCAGCGCCGCCGGTGCCGACCTGGTCGACCACTCCGCGAAGGGCAACTTCCGCGCGCTGGGCAAGCGGTTCGCCAAGGAGACCCCGACGGTGGCCGCCGCCATCGCCGAGTCCGACGCCAGTGCGCTGGCCGCCGCGATCGCGGCGGACGGTCGTGCGACGGTCGACGTGAACGGGACGCCGACAGAGGTGCTCGCCGACGAGGTGATCATCTCCGAGCGTCCGCGCGAGGGCTGGTCGGTCGTCAACGAGCAGGGCGAGACGGTGGCGCTGGACCTCGAGCTCACCGAGGACCTGGTCCGTGCCGGCCTGGCACGCGAGGTGATCCGGATGGTGCAGGAAGCGCGCAAGAACAGCGGCTTCGAGGTCTCTGACCGGATCACGCTCACCTGGTCCGCCTCCGGCGACCTGGCTGCGGCGGTCGCCGAGCACGCCGACCTGATCGCCGGCGAGGTGCTGGCCACCACGATGACCGCGGGCGAAGCCCCGCTGACGTTCAGCGACGACGAGCTCGGCTTCGCGTTCTCCGTCGCCAAGGTCTGA
- a CDS encoding polyphenol oxidase family protein: MYLHRTSLGPVDLAFTDRYGGVSGVPYDELNLAVEGGDDPDVRAENHRILLADFAPGDVLADLHQVHGADVVVATAAGFAVRPDADGVVATEPGVTLMVRAADCVPVVLADPGNGVIGVAHAGRLGMERGVVPATVARMRARGATAIKAWIGPHICGRCYEVPQAMRDAVGGSVPEAVGTTSWGTPALDLGAGVRAQLERDGVEVTALEVCTLETPSLYSYRRDGVGAGRLAGVVRVRR, translated from the coding sequence GTGTACCTCCACAGAACATCGCTCGGCCCCGTCGACCTGGCCTTCACGGACAGGTACGGCGGGGTCAGCGGCGTTCCGTACGACGAGCTGAACCTGGCCGTCGAGGGCGGTGACGACCCGGACGTCCGTGCCGAGAACCACCGGATCCTGCTGGCGGACTTCGCGCCCGGCGACGTGCTGGCGGACCTGCACCAGGTGCACGGCGCCGACGTCGTCGTGGCCACCGCTGCGGGGTTCGCCGTACGACCTGACGCGGACGGGGTGGTCGCCACGGAGCCGGGCGTGACGCTGATGGTCCGGGCTGCGGACTGCGTCCCGGTCGTCCTGGCCGATCCCGGCAACGGCGTGATCGGAGTCGCGCACGCCGGGCGGCTCGGCATGGAGCGGGGCGTCGTCCCGGCCACGGTCGCCCGGATGCGTGCCCGGGGTGCAACCGCGATCAAGGCCTGGATCGGTCCGCACATCTGCGGGCGCTGCTACGAGGTGCCCCAGGCCATGCGGGACGCGGTCGGCGGCTCGGTCCCCGAGGCGGTCGGCACCACGAGCTGGGGGACTCCTGCCCTCGACCTCGGAGCAGGGGTCCGCGCCCAGCTCGAACGTGACGGGGTGGAGGTCACGGCGCTGGAGGTCTGCACGCTCGAGACTCCGTCGCTCTACTCCTACCGTCGCGACGGGGTCGGAGCCGGCCGGCTGGCCGGCGTCGTCCGGGTACGCCGATGA
- a CDS encoding YggS family pyridoxal phosphate-dependent enzyme has translation MSRAEELAANLAAVRTRITDAETAAGRPAGGVQLVVVTKYFPASDVRILADLGVTAVGENRHQEAQAKAAECADLGLDWHFIGSIQSNKAAAIAAYASTVESVDRVKLVGALDRGAQQAGREVGCLVQVSLDPPGASGRGGADASAVAAVADAIAASSALRLRGVMAVAPLGEPPAPAFERLAAISAELRRDHPGATVVSAGMSGDLEHAVKYGATHVRIGSSVLGSRPSIH, from the coding sequence ATGAGCCGCGCCGAGGAGCTCGCGGCGAACCTCGCCGCGGTGCGCACCCGCATCACCGATGCCGAGACCGCAGCCGGTCGCCCCGCCGGCGGCGTCCAGCTCGTCGTGGTGACCAAGTACTTCCCGGCGTCCGACGTACGGATCCTCGCTGACCTCGGTGTCACCGCGGTGGGGGAGAACCGGCACCAGGAGGCGCAGGCCAAGGCCGCCGAGTGCGCCGACCTCGGGCTGGACTGGCACTTCATCGGCTCGATCCAGAGCAACAAGGCGGCCGCGATCGCGGCGTACGCGAGCACCGTGGAATCGGTGGACCGGGTCAAGCTCGTCGGCGCGCTCGACCGCGGTGCCCAGCAGGCAGGTCGCGAGGTCGGGTGCCTGGTCCAGGTCAGCCTGGACCCGCCGGGCGCGAGCGGCCGCGGTGGCGCCGACGCGAGCGCGGTGGCGGCGGTCGCCGACGCGATCGCGGCGTCCTCGGCACTGCGCCTGCGCGGCGTGATGGCGGTCGCCCCGCTCGGGGAACCGCCGGCGCCAGCCTTCGAGCGGCTCGCTGCGATCTCGGCCGAGCTGCGCCGCGACCATCCCGGGGCGACCGTCGTCTCCGCCGGGATGAGCGGCGACCTGGAGCACGCCGTGAAATACGGCGCGACACACGTGCGCATTGGCTCGTCGGTCCTCGGTTCGAGGCCCTCGATCCACTAA
- a CDS encoding DivIVA domain-containing protein has translation MPLTPEDVSNKRFTPVRLREGYDMGEVDQFLDEVEAELERLNKENDDLRAKLSAAQSGAAPVAAPLPPEPVFEKAPEPIAPPPPAPVAAAPVQEFKVSTVADASSAAARLLEIATRNADELVGDAKDEADKIVGAARTKAERLEAETKAKTDRLESDARTRAAMLDSETEARRKEIFGNLEKEKENLNGEIEGLRSFEREYRSRLKSYFTQQLEALDGSTQTGGGLPPVGQIEHAPKRLRSILGEDADD, from the coding sequence ATGCCGCTGACGCCTGAGGACGTGAGCAACAAGCGCTTTACTCCGGTCCGGCTCCGTGAGGGCTACGACATGGGTGAGGTCGACCAGTTCCTCGACGAGGTCGAGGCTGAGTTGGAGCGCCTGAACAAGGAGAACGACGACCTCCGAGCCAAGCTGAGCGCCGCCCAGAGCGGTGCCGCCCCGGTTGCTGCGCCGCTGCCGCCCGAGCCGGTCTTCGAGAAGGCCCCCGAGCCGATCGCACCGCCGCCGCCCGCCCCGGTCGCCGCTGCTCCGGTCCAGGAGTTCAAGGTCAGCACGGTCGCCGACGCCTCCAGCGCTGCTGCCCGGCTGCTCGAGATCGCGACCCGCAACGCTGACGAGCTCGTCGGTGACGCGAAGGACGAGGCCGACAAGATCGTCGGTGCCGCCCGCACGAAGGCCGAGCGCCTCGAGGCCGAGACCAAGGCCAAGACCGACCGGCTCGAGTCCGACGCCCGCACCCGTGCCGCCATGCTCGACTCCGAGACCGAGGCCCGCCGCAAGGAGATCTTCGGCAACCTCGAGAAGGAGAAGGAGAACCTCAACGGCGAGATCGAGGGCCTCCGTTCGTTCGAGCGCGAGTACCGCAGTCGCCTGAAGAGCTACTTCACCCAGCAGCTCGAGGCGCTCGACGGCTCGACCCAGACCGGTGGCGGTCTCCCGCCCGTCGGTCAGATCGAGCACGCTCCCAAGCGTCTGCGGTCCATCCTCGGCGAAGACGCCGACGACTGA
- the sepF gene encoding cell division protein SepF encodes MSGAMRKMGVYLGLLEDADGDYAELDNAYDEPARRAPETTRAVSNISERRRPAPAAPAPAAAPARAAAPLSRITTLHPRTYNEARVIGENFRDGIPVIMNLSEMADEDAKRLVDFAAGLIFAVRGSIERVTSKVFLLSPPNIEIGAEEKELIEQGGFFNQS; translated from the coding sequence ATGAGCGGCGCGATGCGAAAGATGGGCGTCTACCTCGGACTGCTCGAGGACGCCGACGGCGACTACGCCGAGCTCGACAACGCGTACGACGAGCCCGCTCGTCGTGCACCCGAGACGACCCGTGCCGTCTCCAACATCTCCGAGCGTCGTCGCCCGGCGCCGGCGGCACCCGCCCCGGCGGCAGCGCCGGCCCGTGCCGCGGCGCCGCTGTCCAGGATCACGACGCTGCACCCGCGCACCTACAACGAGGCCCGGGTCATCGGCGAGAACTTCCGCGACGGCATCCCGGTCATCATGAACCTGTCCGAGATGGCCGACGAGGACGCCAAGCGCCTCGTCGACTTCGCCGCCGGTCTGATCTTCGCGGTCCGTGGTTCGATCGAGCGCGTGACCAGCAAGGTCTTCCTGCTCTCCCCGCCGAACATCGAGATCGGCGCCGAGGAGAAGGAGCTCATCGAACAGGGCGGCTTCTTCAACCAGAGCTGA
- the lspA gene encoding signal peptidase II — MQAARGTSLTSDGESPQPTEDSGSRLVPILAIGLVALLVDLGTKVLAVERLADGEPRHFIGSLLQLHLTRNPGAAFSTGTSMTPWISAFGCVALVVVLVVARRVRTPLWTLAFGLLIAGIAGNLVDRFFRDPGPLRGHVIDFLELPNWPIFNIADICINIAAGLIILQSLRGVPLAGREEKSEKSS; from the coding sequence ATGCAAGCAGCGCGAGGAACGTCGCTAACCAGCGACGGGGAGTCTCCCCAGCCGACGGAGGACTCCGGCTCCCGGCTGGTTCCGATCCTCGCCATCGGTCTGGTCGCCCTGCTGGTCGACCTGGGCACCAAGGTCCTCGCCGTCGAGCGTCTCGCCGACGGTGAGCCGCGGCACTTCATCGGATCGTTGCTCCAGCTGCACCTGACCAGGAATCCTGGCGCCGCCTTCAGCACCGGCACCTCGATGACGCCGTGGATCTCCGCCTTCGGCTGCGTGGCGCTGGTCGTCGTGCTGGTCGTCGCCCGCCGGGTGCGGACGCCCTTGTGGACCCTGGCCTTCGGCCTGCTGATCGCCGGCATCGCCGGCAACCTGGTCGACCGGTTCTTCCGCGACCCGGGTCCGCTGCGGGGGCACGTCATCGACTTCCTCGAGCTGCCGAACTGGCCGATCTTCAACATCGCCGACATCTGCATCAACATCGCGGCCGGACTGATCATCCTGCAGTCGCTGCGCGGTGTGCCGCTGGCAGGCCGGGAGGAGAAGTCGGAGAAGTCCTCGTGA
- a CDS encoding TraR/DksA C4-type zinc finger protein, producing MAASPKKSLVSRAGAAARKVVKKAAPAKKAAPAKKAAPAKKAPAKKAAPAKKAAPAKKAPAKKAAPAKKAAPAKKAAPAKKAPAKKAAPAKKAAPAKKAPAKKAAPAKKAAPAKKAPAKKAAPAKKAAPPKKAPTKKAAPVKKTAPAKKAAPVKKAPPAKAAPAKKAPASKAVAPKLEAPVKVAPVTSAPTPKTPVKTAAPIKAATSKSKLVVREDESPWTKDELNEVRNTLRADVKRLKAELDVVESDLAHMMSSGGEGAGNDTADVGSATFERDQEMTIVNNARDMLVQSEHALDRIADKTYGVCEVCGNPIGKNRLMAFPRATMCMTCKQREERR from the coding sequence ATGGCTGCATCACCCAAGAAGTCGCTGGTCAGTCGAGCGGGCGCCGCTGCCCGCAAGGTGGTCAAGAAGGCGGCTCCCGCGAAGAAGGCAGCCCCCGCCAAGAAGGCGGCGCCCGCGAAGAAGGCTCCGGCCAAGAAGGCGGCGCCCGCGAAGAAGGCGGCGCCCGCGAAGAAGGCTCCGGCCAAGAAGGCAGCACCGGCCAAGAAGGCCGCGCCCGCGAAGAAGGCAGCTCCGGCGAAGAAGGCCCCCGCCAAGAAGGCAGCACCCGCGAAGAAGGCGGCGCCCGCGAAGAAGGCTCCGGCCAAGAAGGCAGCGCCCGCGAAGAAGGCCGCGCCCGCCAAGAAGGCTCCGGCCAAGAAGGCAGCACCGGCCAAGAAGGCCGCGCCCCCGAAGAAGGCCCCCACCAAGAAGGCCGCGCCGGTCAAGAAGACCGCTCCGGCGAAGAAGGCTGCACCGGTCAAGAAGGCGCCCCCCGCCAAGGCGGCGCCTGCCAAGAAGGCCCCCGCGAGCAAGGCGGTGGCGCCGAAGTTGGAGGCACCTGTCAAGGTAGCGCCCGTGACTTCTGCGCCGACCCCGAAGACCCCGGTCAAGACGGCCGCCCCGATCAAGGCTGCCACCTCCAAGTCCAAGCTCGTCGTCCGCGAGGACGAGAGCCCCTGGACCAAGGACGAGCTCAACGAGGTGCGCAACACCCTGCGTGCCGACGTCAAGCGGTTGAAGGCCGAGCTCGACGTGGTCGAGAGCGACCTCGCCCACATGATGTCCAGCGGCGGCGAGGGTGCCGGCAACGACACCGCGGACGTGGGCTCGGCGACGTTCGAGCGCGACCAGGAGATGACGATCGTCAACAACGCGCGCGACATGCTGGTGCAGTCCGAGCACGCGCTGGACCGGATCGCCGACAAGACCTACGGCGTCTGCGAGGTGTGCGGCAACCCGATCGGCAAGAATCGGTTGATGGCATTCCCGCGTGCGACAATGTGCATGACATGCAAGCAGCGCGAGGAACGTCGCTAA